Proteins encoded by one window of Salvia splendens isolate huo1 chromosome 14, SspV2, whole genome shotgun sequence:
- the LOC121765830 gene encoding CST complex subunit CTC1-like isoform X2 produces the protein MEENTTAVLTISSLIKSGRPFTAASSLAPSRPIDLRNRNPCFHKPIHQNPNLQTLKPLKHSALLIGTVNLPSSPNRSSLVQNCNCFQFSDDDSAAICCEILNFDPKMIGQKIRIFAWNFIPFVRGRGGFLEIIQWGFFEPCGGSRCNLPDFSCFCLSLGDCDLGDRSTARRLIFGVITAISPVASVPWAGRGGDSGGVDGFLVHILVCQCKYCASKHLVSELSGLCERNVEDHRFVQGTIVYFCGVTSSWHPAISRLIGDVVLVMGLKKKLVYLRKEESQLMYLAADSVSLHVAKLPKELCLTQNADIRGKGECGSYTGVITGIYMDGLIIELDQDVILLLTDKYLAFPHYVRVGVLVTLKNVHFVNPHFPWAKMLILGACTRTSMHVESFSPLESWSHLKQQSPSLLQKFINSLPYAARLALLVVSCFQKMFAGTLSVKDILGSQHEEGLAQKYASSHFPSSAFQARHGVLLEFCRHDLCSGGKEVDCCHLRLVLPIGNLVSYCEVVWKKVLNFQENCFHLMGGINQKGPLRCGGRSYEQSIRRVLRSEEIGVVVLGTLKISSSSGRLQLVDATGSVDIMLNLPETWNFKRIFEMKDFRLIMESTCPELIDLNPTTYQPLSCRSIFSNALPSRKLNIPIYLYHCPSDEDSRSRSLFFDWKRNSQDLNSGKYHLLWLIHKFPIQQKFLGDLAKRPNMFAEAIVFPWDLLVSGKYSDATTTRSFSGHWRDSFKNIAAAKELPTLKRCKSEHTSYQVYSCCMDDTGSGLESKCCSNNGIELSCRNTGEGENNHWMGMLHCAGDRGEVVSSCKPPMRKVLLGFGSDYFSKYELLKIGCCYLVKHEEGDMLCCKDDKYQVSRAKVFISSGTFFRSLTLSSIQGLQSADLPDGFPYCNLRVSDDELTKGFCKFEIPCLISNSTGSESYSDINIFVPSSAVNLLENFMKMMDCISNEPRHSFEGESSINDHNGSMINSSMQSSGTSCSDYPLPQGNLITLRGLVVAFHDCHGVDFLAQPGRCLSQGSKLMFLREKTGVCVHVLLDNHTVSIFCDRSKEICPIGLGRDVYATFHRVLVLSELDKYMMTAVSFITVDHASLMREHHNHDLSDASRTVDSHVVASHDTVSIALISDALQLSELRPMRFRCKVVSMYILVLEKAGSTEIFQSRVQSIRSGFGIPLTGFIIDDGSSSCCCWADSENAATVLGLDLEEYSLKVTLMGYKAGKGQRRISTVSRLNQALERHGRISVKNCSSMFDSSCQDLEFVVESKRSLSRSDEDNLQSLITNALLTTSWRVDASFMDPEKTAWLEECLSQLNVNVPPLLNIWATRVCRTDALAEARSIIQELV, from the exons ATGGAAGAAAACACAACCGCTGTATTAACCATCTCCAGCCTCATCAAGTCCGGCCGCCCCTTCACCGCCGCCTCATCTCTTGCTCCTAGCCGTCCAATCGACCTCCGCAACCGAAACCCCTGCTTCCACAAACCCATCCACCAAAACCCTAACTTACAAACCCTTAAACCCTTGAAACACTCAGCTCTCCTTATCGGAACCGTCAACCTTCCCTCTTCCCCCAATCGCTCTTCGTTAGTTCAAAATTGCAATTGCTTTCAGTTCTCAGACGACGATTCCGCCGCCATCTGCtgtgaaattttgaatttcgaCCCCAAAATGATCGGTCAAAAGATCCGAATTTTCGCCTGGAATTTCATTCCCTTCGTGCGTGGGAGAGGTGGTTTTCTAGAGATAATACAGTGGGGTTTCTTCGAACCTTGCGGTGGGAGTCGGTGTAATTTGCCAGATTTTAGTTGCTTTTGCTTGAGTTTAGGTGACTGTGATCTCGGAGATAGGTCCACGGCCCGCAGGTTGATTTTCGGTGTGATAACGGCGATAAGCCCTGTAGCCAGTGTGCCCTGGGCGGGCAGGGGAGGCGATTCGGGGGGCGTTGATGGGTTTCTTGTACATATTCTTGTTTGCCAATGCAAATATTGTGCTTCAAAACACCTGGTGTCAGAATTGAGTGGTTTGTGTGAGAGAAATGTCGAAGATCATCGTTTCGTTCAGGGTACAATAGTGTACTTCTGTGGAGTGACATCTTCGTGGCATCCTGCGATCTCGCGATTAATTGGTGATGTAGTTTTAGTTATGGGGTTAAAGAAGAAGTTGGTTTATTTAAGGAAGGAAGAGTCTCAGCTGATGTATCTGGCGGCGGATAGTGTATCATTGCACGTTGCTAAGTTGCCGAAGGAACTATGCCTAACTCAGAATGCGGATATAAGAGGGAAAGGGGAGTGTGGTAGCTACACTGGGGTCATTACTGGAATTTACATGGATGGGCTGATTATTGAGTTGGATCAAGATGTGATACTATTGTTAACTGACAAGTACCTTGCTTTTCCACACTATGTCAGAGTTGGTGTGCTT GTTACTCTGAAGAATGTTCATTTTGTGAATCCACATTTTCCTTGGGCAAAAATGTTGATACTTGGTGCTTGCACTAGGACTAGCATGCACGTGGAGTCATTCTCTCCACTGGAATCATG GTCTCATTTGAAACAACAGTCTCCAAGTCTTCTTCAAAAGTTCATTAATTCTTTGCCATATGCTGCCAGATT GGCATTGCTTGTTGTCTCGTGTTTCCAGAAAATGTTTGCTGGGACTTTGTCTGTGAAGGATATCTTAGGATCACAACAT GAGGAAGGTCTGGCACAAAAGTATGCTAGTTCGCATTTTCCATCTTCAGCTTTTCAGGCTCGG CATGGAGTCTTGCTGGAGTTTTGTAGGCATGACCTATGTTCTGGTGGCAAGGAAGTAGATTGTTGTCATTTGAGACTG GTGCTTCCTATTGGTAATTTAGTTAGTTATTGTGAGGTTGTGTGGAAAAAAGTCTTGAATTTCCAGGAGAATTGTTTTCATTTAATGGGTGGGATCAATCAGAAAGGCCCTCTACGTTGCGGTGGGAGATCTTATGAGCAATCAATCAGAAGAGTATTGCGCTCGGAAGAAATTGGGGTTGTTGTACTGGGAACTTTAAAG atttcatcttcttctgGAAGACTTCAGCTTGTTGATGCAACTGGCAGCGTTGATATCATGCTTAACCTTCCAGAAACATGGAACTTTAAGAGGATTTTTGAG ATGAAGGACTTCAGGCTCATAATGGAAAGCACATGCCCTGAACTCATAGACTTAAATCCAACCACATATCAGCCTCTATCTTGCCGAAGTATCTTCAGTAATGCTTTACCATCAAGAAAATTGAACATACCAATTTATCTTTACCATTGTCCAAGTGATGAGGATTCTAGAAGTCGTTCTCTGTTCTTTGATTGGAAAAGGAATTCTCAGGATCTTAATAGTGGGAAATATCATCTGCTTTGGTTAATACATAAATTTCCCATTCAACAAAAG TTTCTAGGAGATCTAGCAAAGAGGCCCAACATGTTTGCAGAGGCCATAGTCTTCCCTTGGGATTTGCTTGTTTCTGGGAAATACAGTGATGCAACAACGACTAGAAGCTTTTCAGGCCATTGGCGGGATTCTTTCAAAAACATTGCCGCCGCTAAGGAGCTCCCTACTCTTAAGAGATGTAAAAGTGAGCATACTTCATATCAGGTTTACAGTTGCTGTATGGATGATACTGGAAGTGGTTTAGAAAGCAAATGTTGTTCAAATAATGGGATAGAATTGTCATGTCGAAATACTGGTGAAGGAGAAAACAATCATTGGATGGGAATGCTGCATTGTGCCGGTGATCGTGGTGAGGTTGTTTCTAGCTGCAAACCACCAATGAGGAAGGTGTTGCTGGGATTCGGCTCTGATTACTTTTCCAAGTACGAA CTACTCAAAATTGGTTGCTGTTATCTTGTTAAACACGAGGAGGGAGATATGTTATGCTGTAAAGACGATAAATATCAAGTCAGTCGTGCTAAAGTGTTCATTAGTTCTGGAACCTTTTTTCGGAGTCTTACATTGTCATCCATCCAGGGTCTGCAAAGTGCTGATCTGCCTGATGGATTTCCATATTGCAATTTACGTGTTAGTGATGATGAGCTAACCAAAGGTTTCTGTAAATTTGAAATTCCATGTTTGATTAGCAACAGCACTGGCAGTGAGAGTTATTCAGACATTAACATATTTGTTCCCTCCAGTGCTGTAAATTTATTggagaattttatgaagatgatGGATTGTATTTCTAACGAGCCTAGGCATTCTTTTGAGGGGGAATCTAGCATCAATGATCATAATGGGTCGATGATAAATTCATCCATGCAATCTTCGGGAACTTCATGTTCTGACTACCCTTTACCTCAAGGGAACCTAATAACTTTGCGTGGCCTTGTAGTGGCTTTTCATGATTGCCATGGTGTTGATTTTCTTGCACAACCTGGGAGATGTCTTAGTCAAGGTTCAAAACTAATGTTTCTTCGAGAAAAAACTGGCGTCTGTGTCCATGTTTTGTTGGACAATCATACT GTTAGTATCTTCTGTGATAGAAGCAAAGAAATTTGTCCTATTGGGTTAGGAAGAGATGTTTATGCAACCTTTCACCGCGTCCTTGTACTTAG TGAGCTGGACAAGTATATGATGACAGCTGTATCTTTCATCACAGTCGACCATGCAAGCTTGATGAGGGAGCACCACAATCATGACCTAAGTGATGCATCCAGAACAGTAGACTCACATGTTGTTGCATCTCATGATACTGTTTCTATTGCATTGATATCCGATGCACTGCAATTATCAGAGCTTAGGCCAATGCGATTCCGTTGCAAG GTTGTTAGTATGTATATCCTTGTGCTAGAAAAAGCTGGAAGTACTGAGATTTTTCAGTCTCGTGTTCAGTCCATACGCTCTGGTTTTGGAATTCCATTAACTGGTTTTATCATAG ATGATGGTTCATCCTCCTGTTGTTGTTGGGCGGACTCTGAGAATGCTGCAACCGTTCTTGGTTTAGATTTGGAGGAGTATTCACTCAAAGTTACTTTAATGGGATATAAGGCTGGTAAAGGGCAGCGACGCATCTCCACTGTTAGCCGCCTAAACCAAGCATTAGAGCGACATGGAAGAATTTCGGTGAAAAATTGTAGCTCCATGTTCGATTCCTCATGCCAGGATCTTGAATTTGTTGTTGAGTCAAAGAGATCACTTAGCAGGTCGGACGAGGATAACCTTCAAAGCTTAATTACCAATGCTCTTCTGACCACATCTTGG AGAGTCGATGCAAGCTTTATGGATCCGGAAAAAACAGCCTGGCTGGAGGAATGCCTTTCCCAGCTAAATGTCAATGTTCCTCCGTTGCTAAATATCTGGGCGACGCGTGTTTGTCGAACAGACGCGCTCGCAGAAGCTAGGAGCATAATTCAAGAACTTGTATAG
- the LOC121765830 gene encoding CST complex subunit CTC1-like isoform X1, with amino-acid sequence MEENTTAVLTISSLIKSGRPFTAASSLAPSRPIDLRNRNPCFHKPIHQNPNLQTLKPLKHSALLIGTVNLPSSPNRSSLVQNCNCFQFSDDDSAAICCEILNFDPKMIGQKIRIFAWNFIPFVRGRGGFLEIIQWGFFEPCGGSRCNLPDFSCFCLSLGDCDLGDRSTARRLIFGVITAISPVASVPWAGRGGDSGGVDGFLVHILVCQCKYCASKHLVSELSGLCERNVEDHRFVQGTIVYFCGVTSSWHPAISRLIGDVVLVMGLKKKLVYLRKEESQLMYLAADSVSLHVAKLPKELCLTQNADIRGKGECGSYTGVITGIYMDGLIIELDQDVILLLTDKYLAFPHYVRVGVLVTLKNVHFVNPHFPWAKMLILGACTRTSMHVESFSPLESWSHLKQQSPSLLQKFINSLPYAARLWALLVVSCFQKMFAGTLSVKDILGSQHEEGLAQKYASSHFPSSAFQARHGVLLEFCRHDLCSGGKEVDCCHLRLVLPIGNLVSYCEVVWKKVLNFQENCFHLMGGINQKGPLRCGGRSYEQSIRRVLRSEEIGVVVLGTLKISSSSGRLQLVDATGSVDIMLNLPETWNFKRIFEMKDFRLIMESTCPELIDLNPTTYQPLSCRSIFSNALPSRKLNIPIYLYHCPSDEDSRSRSLFFDWKRNSQDLNSGKYHLLWLIHKFPIQQKFLGDLAKRPNMFAEAIVFPWDLLVSGKYSDATTTRSFSGHWRDSFKNIAAAKELPTLKRCKSEHTSYQVYSCCMDDTGSGLESKCCSNNGIELSCRNTGEGENNHWMGMLHCAGDRGEVVSSCKPPMRKVLLGFGSDYFSKYELLKIGCCYLVKHEEGDMLCCKDDKYQVSRAKVFISSGTFFRSLTLSSIQGLQSADLPDGFPYCNLRVSDDELTKGFCKFEIPCLISNSTGSESYSDINIFVPSSAVNLLENFMKMMDCISNEPRHSFEGESSINDHNGSMINSSMQSSGTSCSDYPLPQGNLITLRGLVVAFHDCHGVDFLAQPGRCLSQGSKLMFLREKTGVCVHVLLDNHTVSIFCDRSKEICPIGLGRDVYATFHRVLVLSELDKYMMTAVSFITVDHASLMREHHNHDLSDASRTVDSHVVASHDTVSIALISDALQLSELRPMRFRCKVVSMYILVLEKAGSTEIFQSRVQSIRSGFGIPLTGFIIDDGSSSCCCWADSENAATVLGLDLEEYSLKVTLMGYKAGKGQRRISTVSRLNQALERHGRISVKNCSSMFDSSCQDLEFVVESKRSLSRSDEDNLQSLITNALLTTSWRVDASFMDPEKTAWLEECLSQLNVNVPPLLNIWATRVCRTDALAEARSIIQELV; translated from the exons ATGGAAGAAAACACAACCGCTGTATTAACCATCTCCAGCCTCATCAAGTCCGGCCGCCCCTTCACCGCCGCCTCATCTCTTGCTCCTAGCCGTCCAATCGACCTCCGCAACCGAAACCCCTGCTTCCACAAACCCATCCACCAAAACCCTAACTTACAAACCCTTAAACCCTTGAAACACTCAGCTCTCCTTATCGGAACCGTCAACCTTCCCTCTTCCCCCAATCGCTCTTCGTTAGTTCAAAATTGCAATTGCTTTCAGTTCTCAGACGACGATTCCGCCGCCATCTGCtgtgaaattttgaatttcgaCCCCAAAATGATCGGTCAAAAGATCCGAATTTTCGCCTGGAATTTCATTCCCTTCGTGCGTGGGAGAGGTGGTTTTCTAGAGATAATACAGTGGGGTTTCTTCGAACCTTGCGGTGGGAGTCGGTGTAATTTGCCAGATTTTAGTTGCTTTTGCTTGAGTTTAGGTGACTGTGATCTCGGAGATAGGTCCACGGCCCGCAGGTTGATTTTCGGTGTGATAACGGCGATAAGCCCTGTAGCCAGTGTGCCCTGGGCGGGCAGGGGAGGCGATTCGGGGGGCGTTGATGGGTTTCTTGTACATATTCTTGTTTGCCAATGCAAATATTGTGCTTCAAAACACCTGGTGTCAGAATTGAGTGGTTTGTGTGAGAGAAATGTCGAAGATCATCGTTTCGTTCAGGGTACAATAGTGTACTTCTGTGGAGTGACATCTTCGTGGCATCCTGCGATCTCGCGATTAATTGGTGATGTAGTTTTAGTTATGGGGTTAAAGAAGAAGTTGGTTTATTTAAGGAAGGAAGAGTCTCAGCTGATGTATCTGGCGGCGGATAGTGTATCATTGCACGTTGCTAAGTTGCCGAAGGAACTATGCCTAACTCAGAATGCGGATATAAGAGGGAAAGGGGAGTGTGGTAGCTACACTGGGGTCATTACTGGAATTTACATGGATGGGCTGATTATTGAGTTGGATCAAGATGTGATACTATTGTTAACTGACAAGTACCTTGCTTTTCCACACTATGTCAGAGTTGGTGTGCTT GTTACTCTGAAGAATGTTCATTTTGTGAATCCACATTTTCCTTGGGCAAAAATGTTGATACTTGGTGCTTGCACTAGGACTAGCATGCACGTGGAGTCATTCTCTCCACTGGAATCATG GTCTCATTTGAAACAACAGTCTCCAAGTCTTCTTCAAAAGTTCATTAATTCTTTGCCATATGCTGCCAGATTGTG GGCATTGCTTGTTGTCTCGTGTTTCCAGAAAATGTTTGCTGGGACTTTGTCTGTGAAGGATATCTTAGGATCACAACAT GAGGAAGGTCTGGCACAAAAGTATGCTAGTTCGCATTTTCCATCTTCAGCTTTTCAGGCTCGG CATGGAGTCTTGCTGGAGTTTTGTAGGCATGACCTATGTTCTGGTGGCAAGGAAGTAGATTGTTGTCATTTGAGACTG GTGCTTCCTATTGGTAATTTAGTTAGTTATTGTGAGGTTGTGTGGAAAAAAGTCTTGAATTTCCAGGAGAATTGTTTTCATTTAATGGGTGGGATCAATCAGAAAGGCCCTCTACGTTGCGGTGGGAGATCTTATGAGCAATCAATCAGAAGAGTATTGCGCTCGGAAGAAATTGGGGTTGTTGTACTGGGAACTTTAAAG atttcatcttcttctgGAAGACTTCAGCTTGTTGATGCAACTGGCAGCGTTGATATCATGCTTAACCTTCCAGAAACATGGAACTTTAAGAGGATTTTTGAG ATGAAGGACTTCAGGCTCATAATGGAAAGCACATGCCCTGAACTCATAGACTTAAATCCAACCACATATCAGCCTCTATCTTGCCGAAGTATCTTCAGTAATGCTTTACCATCAAGAAAATTGAACATACCAATTTATCTTTACCATTGTCCAAGTGATGAGGATTCTAGAAGTCGTTCTCTGTTCTTTGATTGGAAAAGGAATTCTCAGGATCTTAATAGTGGGAAATATCATCTGCTTTGGTTAATACATAAATTTCCCATTCAACAAAAG TTTCTAGGAGATCTAGCAAAGAGGCCCAACATGTTTGCAGAGGCCATAGTCTTCCCTTGGGATTTGCTTGTTTCTGGGAAATACAGTGATGCAACAACGACTAGAAGCTTTTCAGGCCATTGGCGGGATTCTTTCAAAAACATTGCCGCCGCTAAGGAGCTCCCTACTCTTAAGAGATGTAAAAGTGAGCATACTTCATATCAGGTTTACAGTTGCTGTATGGATGATACTGGAAGTGGTTTAGAAAGCAAATGTTGTTCAAATAATGGGATAGAATTGTCATGTCGAAATACTGGTGAAGGAGAAAACAATCATTGGATGGGAATGCTGCATTGTGCCGGTGATCGTGGTGAGGTTGTTTCTAGCTGCAAACCACCAATGAGGAAGGTGTTGCTGGGATTCGGCTCTGATTACTTTTCCAAGTACGAA CTACTCAAAATTGGTTGCTGTTATCTTGTTAAACACGAGGAGGGAGATATGTTATGCTGTAAAGACGATAAATATCAAGTCAGTCGTGCTAAAGTGTTCATTAGTTCTGGAACCTTTTTTCGGAGTCTTACATTGTCATCCATCCAGGGTCTGCAAAGTGCTGATCTGCCTGATGGATTTCCATATTGCAATTTACGTGTTAGTGATGATGAGCTAACCAAAGGTTTCTGTAAATTTGAAATTCCATGTTTGATTAGCAACAGCACTGGCAGTGAGAGTTATTCAGACATTAACATATTTGTTCCCTCCAGTGCTGTAAATTTATTggagaattttatgaagatgatGGATTGTATTTCTAACGAGCCTAGGCATTCTTTTGAGGGGGAATCTAGCATCAATGATCATAATGGGTCGATGATAAATTCATCCATGCAATCTTCGGGAACTTCATGTTCTGACTACCCTTTACCTCAAGGGAACCTAATAACTTTGCGTGGCCTTGTAGTGGCTTTTCATGATTGCCATGGTGTTGATTTTCTTGCACAACCTGGGAGATGTCTTAGTCAAGGTTCAAAACTAATGTTTCTTCGAGAAAAAACTGGCGTCTGTGTCCATGTTTTGTTGGACAATCATACT GTTAGTATCTTCTGTGATAGAAGCAAAGAAATTTGTCCTATTGGGTTAGGAAGAGATGTTTATGCAACCTTTCACCGCGTCCTTGTACTTAG TGAGCTGGACAAGTATATGATGACAGCTGTATCTTTCATCACAGTCGACCATGCAAGCTTGATGAGGGAGCACCACAATCATGACCTAAGTGATGCATCCAGAACAGTAGACTCACATGTTGTTGCATCTCATGATACTGTTTCTATTGCATTGATATCCGATGCACTGCAATTATCAGAGCTTAGGCCAATGCGATTCCGTTGCAAG GTTGTTAGTATGTATATCCTTGTGCTAGAAAAAGCTGGAAGTACTGAGATTTTTCAGTCTCGTGTTCAGTCCATACGCTCTGGTTTTGGAATTCCATTAACTGGTTTTATCATAG ATGATGGTTCATCCTCCTGTTGTTGTTGGGCGGACTCTGAGAATGCTGCAACCGTTCTTGGTTTAGATTTGGAGGAGTATTCACTCAAAGTTACTTTAATGGGATATAAGGCTGGTAAAGGGCAGCGACGCATCTCCACTGTTAGCCGCCTAAACCAAGCATTAGAGCGACATGGAAGAATTTCGGTGAAAAATTGTAGCTCCATGTTCGATTCCTCATGCCAGGATCTTGAATTTGTTGTTGAGTCAAAGAGATCACTTAGCAGGTCGGACGAGGATAACCTTCAAAGCTTAATTACCAATGCTCTTCTGACCACATCTTGG AGAGTCGATGCAAGCTTTATGGATCCGGAAAAAACAGCCTGGCTGGAGGAATGCCTTTCCCAGCTAAATGTCAATGTTCCTCCGTTGCTAAATATCTGGGCGACGCGTGTTTGTCGAACAGACGCGCTCGCAGAAGCTAGGAGCATAATTCAAGAACTTGTATAG
- the LOC121765830 gene encoding CST complex subunit CTC1-like isoform X3, whose protein sequence is MLILGACTRTSMHVESFSPLESWSHLKQQSPSLLQKFINSLPYAARLWALLVVSCFQKMFAGTLSVKDILGSQHEEGLAQKYASSHFPSSAFQARHGVLLEFCRHDLCSGGKEVDCCHLRLVLPIGNLVSYCEVVWKKVLNFQENCFHLMGGINQKGPLRCGGRSYEQSIRRVLRSEEIGVVVLGTLKISSSSGRLQLVDATGSVDIMLNLPETWNFKRIFEMKDFRLIMESTCPELIDLNPTTYQPLSCRSIFSNALPSRKLNIPIYLYHCPSDEDSRSRSLFFDWKRNSQDLNSGKYHLLWLIHKFPIQQKFLGDLAKRPNMFAEAIVFPWDLLVSGKYSDATTTRSFSGHWRDSFKNIAAAKELPTLKRCKSEHTSYQVYSCCMDDTGSGLESKCCSNNGIELSCRNTGEGENNHWMGMLHCAGDRGEVVSSCKPPMRKVLLGFGSDYFSKYELLKIGCCYLVKHEEGDMLCCKDDKYQVSRAKVFISSGTFFRSLTLSSIQGLQSADLPDGFPYCNLRVSDDELTKGFCKFEIPCLISNSTGSESYSDINIFVPSSAVNLLENFMKMMDCISNEPRHSFEGESSINDHNGSMINSSMQSSGTSCSDYPLPQGNLITLRGLVVAFHDCHGVDFLAQPGRCLSQGSKLMFLREKTGVCVHVLLDNHTVSIFCDRSKEICPIGLGRDVYATFHRVLVLSELDKYMMTAVSFITVDHASLMREHHNHDLSDASRTVDSHVVASHDTVSIALISDALQLSELRPMRFRCKVVSMYILVLEKAGSTEIFQSRVQSIRSGFGIPLTGFIIDDGSSSCCCWADSENAATVLGLDLEEYSLKVTLMGYKAGKGQRRISTVSRLNQALERHGRISVKNCSSMFDSSCQDLEFVVESKRSLSRSDEDNLQSLITNALLTTSWRVDASFMDPEKTAWLEECLSQLNVNVPPLLNIWATRVCRTDALAEARSIIQELV, encoded by the exons ATGTTGATACTTGGTGCTTGCACTAGGACTAGCATGCACGTGGAGTCATTCTCTCCACTGGAATCATG GTCTCATTTGAAACAACAGTCTCCAAGTCTTCTTCAAAAGTTCATTAATTCTTTGCCATATGCTGCCAGATTGTG GGCATTGCTTGTTGTCTCGTGTTTCCAGAAAATGTTTGCTGGGACTTTGTCTGTGAAGGATATCTTAGGATCACAACAT GAGGAAGGTCTGGCACAAAAGTATGCTAGTTCGCATTTTCCATCTTCAGCTTTTCAGGCTCGG CATGGAGTCTTGCTGGAGTTTTGTAGGCATGACCTATGTTCTGGTGGCAAGGAAGTAGATTGTTGTCATTTGAGACTG GTGCTTCCTATTGGTAATTTAGTTAGTTATTGTGAGGTTGTGTGGAAAAAAGTCTTGAATTTCCAGGAGAATTGTTTTCATTTAATGGGTGGGATCAATCAGAAAGGCCCTCTACGTTGCGGTGGGAGATCTTATGAGCAATCAATCAGAAGAGTATTGCGCTCGGAAGAAATTGGGGTTGTTGTACTGGGAACTTTAAAG atttcatcttcttctgGAAGACTTCAGCTTGTTGATGCAACTGGCAGCGTTGATATCATGCTTAACCTTCCAGAAACATGGAACTTTAAGAGGATTTTTGAG ATGAAGGACTTCAGGCTCATAATGGAAAGCACATGCCCTGAACTCATAGACTTAAATCCAACCACATATCAGCCTCTATCTTGCCGAAGTATCTTCAGTAATGCTTTACCATCAAGAAAATTGAACATACCAATTTATCTTTACCATTGTCCAAGTGATGAGGATTCTAGAAGTCGTTCTCTGTTCTTTGATTGGAAAAGGAATTCTCAGGATCTTAATAGTGGGAAATATCATCTGCTTTGGTTAATACATAAATTTCCCATTCAACAAAAG TTTCTAGGAGATCTAGCAAAGAGGCCCAACATGTTTGCAGAGGCCATAGTCTTCCCTTGGGATTTGCTTGTTTCTGGGAAATACAGTGATGCAACAACGACTAGAAGCTTTTCAGGCCATTGGCGGGATTCTTTCAAAAACATTGCCGCCGCTAAGGAGCTCCCTACTCTTAAGAGATGTAAAAGTGAGCATACTTCATATCAGGTTTACAGTTGCTGTATGGATGATACTGGAAGTGGTTTAGAAAGCAAATGTTGTTCAAATAATGGGATAGAATTGTCATGTCGAAATACTGGTGAAGGAGAAAACAATCATTGGATGGGAATGCTGCATTGTGCCGGTGATCGTGGTGAGGTTGTTTCTAGCTGCAAACCACCAATGAGGAAGGTGTTGCTGGGATTCGGCTCTGATTACTTTTCCAAGTACGAA CTACTCAAAATTGGTTGCTGTTATCTTGTTAAACACGAGGAGGGAGATATGTTATGCTGTAAAGACGATAAATATCAAGTCAGTCGTGCTAAAGTGTTCATTAGTTCTGGAACCTTTTTTCGGAGTCTTACATTGTCATCCATCCAGGGTCTGCAAAGTGCTGATCTGCCTGATGGATTTCCATATTGCAATTTACGTGTTAGTGATGATGAGCTAACCAAAGGTTTCTGTAAATTTGAAATTCCATGTTTGATTAGCAACAGCACTGGCAGTGAGAGTTATTCAGACATTAACATATTTGTTCCCTCCAGTGCTGTAAATTTATTggagaattttatgaagatgatGGATTGTATTTCTAACGAGCCTAGGCATTCTTTTGAGGGGGAATCTAGCATCAATGATCATAATGGGTCGATGATAAATTCATCCATGCAATCTTCGGGAACTTCATGTTCTGACTACCCTTTACCTCAAGGGAACCTAATAACTTTGCGTGGCCTTGTAGTGGCTTTTCATGATTGCCATGGTGTTGATTTTCTTGCACAACCTGGGAGATGTCTTAGTCAAGGTTCAAAACTAATGTTTCTTCGAGAAAAAACTGGCGTCTGTGTCCATGTTTTGTTGGACAATCATACT GTTAGTATCTTCTGTGATAGAAGCAAAGAAATTTGTCCTATTGGGTTAGGAAGAGATGTTTATGCAACCTTTCACCGCGTCCTTGTACTTAG TGAGCTGGACAAGTATATGATGACAGCTGTATCTTTCATCACAGTCGACCATGCAAGCTTGATGAGGGAGCACCACAATCATGACCTAAGTGATGCATCCAGAACAGTAGACTCACATGTTGTTGCATCTCATGATACTGTTTCTATTGCATTGATATCCGATGCACTGCAATTATCAGAGCTTAGGCCAATGCGATTCCGTTGCAAG GTTGTTAGTATGTATATCCTTGTGCTAGAAAAAGCTGGAAGTACTGAGATTTTTCAGTCTCGTGTTCAGTCCATACGCTCTGGTTTTGGAATTCCATTAACTGGTTTTATCATAG ATGATGGTTCATCCTCCTGTTGTTGTTGGGCGGACTCTGAGAATGCTGCAACCGTTCTTGGTTTAGATTTGGAGGAGTATTCACTCAAAGTTACTTTAATGGGATATAAGGCTGGTAAAGGGCAGCGACGCATCTCCACTGTTAGCCGCCTAAACCAAGCATTAGAGCGACATGGAAGAATTTCGGTGAAAAATTGTAGCTCCATGTTCGATTCCTCATGCCAGGATCTTGAATTTGTTGTTGAGTCAAAGAGATCACTTAGCAGGTCGGACGAGGATAACCTTCAAAGCTTAATTACCAATGCTCTTCTGACCACATCTTGG AGAGTCGATGCAAGCTTTATGGATCCGGAAAAAACAGCCTGGCTGGAGGAATGCCTTTCCCAGCTAAATGTCAATGTTCCTCCGTTGCTAAATATCTGGGCGACGCGTGTTTGTCGAACAGACGCGCTCGCAGAAGCTAGGAGCATAATTCAAGAACTTGTATAG